In Janibacter cremeus, a genomic segment contains:
- a CDS encoding pyridoxamine 5'-phosphate oxidase family protein, translating to MAATDEIEHLSVDTCWSLMRTTTVGRLAVVVDDQPDIFPINYALDQGTVVFRTGEGSKVAGALSGAVALEADGYDPRTNRAWSVVVKGKAHSIAEIGDLMDTLDLPLFPWQGGEKDRFIRITPGEVTGRRFPVVDPSTWTTLPDGPHRASCE from the coding sequence ATGGCCGCGACAGACGAGATCGAGCACCTCTCGGTCGACACCTGCTGGTCCCTGATGCGCACGACCACGGTCGGGCGTCTGGCCGTGGTCGTGGACGACCAGCCCGACATCTTCCCCATCAACTACGCGCTCGACCAGGGCACCGTGGTCTTCCGCACGGGCGAAGGGAGCAAGGTCGCCGGCGCGCTGTCCGGCGCCGTCGCCCTCGAGGCCGACGGCTACGACCCACGGACCAACCGGGCCTGGAGCGTGGTCGTCAAGGGCAAGGCGCACAGCATCGCCGAGATCGGGGACCTGATGGACACCCTCGACCTGCCGCTCTTCCCGTGGCAGGGAGGCGAGAAGGACAGGTTCATCCGCATCACGCCGGGCGAGGTGACGGGGCGGCGTTTCCCTGTGGTCGATCCGAGCACCTGGACGACGCTGCCCGACGGCCCCCACCGTGCGTCGTGCGAGTAG
- a CDS encoding class I SAM-dependent methyltransferase, which translates to MTHDFDKEYWDQRWQDPGHRESSMRTNPPNPHLVAETGSLTPGSALEAGCGAGAEAIWLAEQGWQVTAVDVAAEALAKASRRAAEHDVDGIRWVEADLSTWTPEGTFDLVTTHYAHPSIPQLDFYQRLAEWVAPGGTLLLVGHLHRTGHDGDGHDHAHEHGHGHGGDHHAHDNHPPAAASVRADDAATRLDPQEWDVVTAAESRRTVTGPGGKDTTLHDVVVRAVRR; encoded by the coding sequence ATGACCCACGACTTCGACAAGGAGTACTGGGACCAGCGCTGGCAGGACCCCGGGCACCGGGAGTCATCCATGCGCACCAACCCGCCCAACCCGCACCTCGTGGCCGAGACCGGATCGCTGACTCCGGGCTCGGCACTCGAGGCCGGCTGCGGCGCCGGCGCGGAGGCGATCTGGCTCGCCGAGCAGGGCTGGCAGGTCACCGCGGTGGACGTCGCGGCCGAGGCCCTGGCGAAGGCATCCCGGCGTGCCGCAGAGCACGACGTCGACGGCATCCGCTGGGTCGAGGCGGACCTGTCGACGTGGACGCCGGAGGGCACCTTCGACCTGGTGACGACGCACTACGCCCACCCGTCCATCCCGCAGCTGGACTTCTACCAGCGCCTCGCGGAGTGGGTGGCGCCCGGTGGCACCCTGTTGCTCGTCGGACACCTGCATCGCACTGGTCACGATGGCGACGGGCACGATCATGCGCACGAGCACGGCCATGGGCACGGGGGCGACCACCACGCGCACGACAACCATCCACCGGCTGCCGCCTCCGTGCGGGCGGACGATGCGGCCACGCGCCTGGACCCCCAGGAGTGGGACGTCGTCACCGCGGCCGAGTCCCGCCGGACGGTCACCGGTCCGGGAGGGAAGGACACCACGCTCCACGACGTGGTCGTGCGCGCTGTACGCCGCTGA
- a CDS encoding NAD(P)/FAD-dependent oxidoreductase, producing the protein MSDSTMAVGPVRDAVVIGGGAAGLAGAVTLARSRRHVTVVDAGAPRNAPADGVHALLGLEGINPLELLARGREEVRDYGGEIISDTVVGVTRAEEGFAVELGSGQLLQARRLLIATGLVDELPDIPGVREQWGHGVLHCPYCHGWEVRDQQIAVIASGPMSVHQALLFSQLSDSVQFLTNGADIPDEGRAQLAAIGVPVVEGKVSAVESCDGVLSGVRLTDGRLIRPESVVVATQMVARATPFAGIGLEATPHPMGAGSYIASDEMGRTCVPGVWAAGNSSDLSAQVGAAAAQGTRAGAQINADLVMSDVAATVRAGQEVA; encoded by the coding sequence ATGTCTGATTCGACAATGGCCGTGGGCCCGGTGCGGGACGCGGTGGTCATCGGTGGCGGTGCCGCCGGGCTCGCTGGCGCGGTGACCTTGGCGCGTTCCCGTCGGCACGTCACGGTCGTGGACGCGGGAGCGCCGAGGAATGCACCCGCCGACGGCGTGCACGCCCTGCTCGGCCTCGAGGGGATCAACCCGCTCGAGCTGCTGGCCCGCGGCCGGGAGGAGGTGCGCGACTACGGGGGCGAGATCATCTCCGACACCGTCGTGGGCGTGACCCGGGCCGAGGAGGGCTTCGCGGTCGAGCTCGGCAGCGGGCAGTTGCTGCAGGCCCGGCGGCTCCTCATCGCCACCGGACTGGTCGACGAGCTGCCCGACATCCCGGGGGTGCGCGAGCAGTGGGGCCACGGCGTCCTGCACTGCCCGTACTGCCACGGGTGGGAAGTGCGCGATCAGCAGATCGCCGTCATCGCGAGCGGCCCGATGTCGGTGCACCAGGCGCTGCTCTTCAGCCAGCTGAGTGACAGTGTGCAGTTCCTGACCAACGGCGCAGACATCCCGGACGAGGGCCGCGCGCAGCTGGCCGCGATCGGCGTCCCCGTGGTCGAGGGCAAGGTCTCCGCTGTGGAGAGCTGTGACGGGGTCCTGAGCGGAGTGCGGCTGACGGACGGCCGTCTGATCAGGCCCGAATCCGTCGTCGTGGCGACGCAGATGGTCGCCCGGGCCACCCCCTTCGCCGGGATCGGGCTCGAGGCCACGCCGCACCCCATGGGGGCCGGCTCCTACATCGCGTCCGACGAGATGGGCCGCACCTGCGTGCCCGGGGTGTGGGCCGCCGGCAACTCCTCGGACCTGTCCGCACAGGTGGGGGCCGCGGCCGCGCAGGGCACCCGCGCGGGAGCGCAGATCAACGCCGACCTGGTCATGTCCGACGTGGCCGCGACGGTCCGAGCGGGCCAGGAGGTGGCGTGA
- a CDS encoding metal-sensitive transcriptional regulator, translating into MVTLDMDDMEPVINRLRRAQGQIGGVIRLIEEGRDCKDVVTQLAAASKALDRAGFAIVSSGLQECLSSPDGIDEDDKAAMEKLFLALA; encoded by the coding sequence ATGGTCACCTTGGACATGGATGACATGGAGCCGGTCATCAACCGGCTGCGCCGGGCGCAGGGCCAGATCGGCGGGGTCATCCGCCTCATCGAGGAGGGCCGCGACTGCAAGGACGTGGTCACCCAGCTCGCCGCGGCCAGCAAGGCCCTCGACCGGGCCGGCTTCGCCATCGTCTCCTCGGGGCTGCAGGAATGCCTCTCCTCGCCGGACGGCATCGACGAGGACGACAAGGCCGCGATGGAGAAGCTCTTCCTCGCCCTCGCCTGA
- a CDS encoding DUF302 domain-containing protein, with amino-acid sequence MQYAITTAVDAPFDETLAATREALADQGFGVLTEIDLAATLKAKVGADIDPHVILGACRPQLAEKAVAQEASIGLLLPCNIVVRADGNRRTLVEALDPDVMVGVTENEQLKDVASEARTRLDAALTALPTRVGSPA; translated from the coding sequence ATGCAGTACGCCATCACCACCGCCGTGGACGCCCCGTTCGACGAGACGTTGGCCGCCACCCGTGAGGCGCTGGCCGACCAGGGCTTCGGGGTCCTCACCGAGATCGACCTGGCTGCGACCCTGAAGGCGAAGGTCGGAGCCGACATCGACCCGCACGTCATCCTCGGCGCCTGCCGCCCGCAACTGGCCGAGAAGGCCGTCGCCCAGGAGGCCTCGATCGGCCTGCTCCTCCCCTGCAACATCGTCGTACGCGCCGATGGGAACCGGCGCACCCTCGTGGAAGCGCTCGATCCCGACGTGATGGTCGGCGTGACGGAGAATGAGCAGCTGAAGGACGTTGCCAGCGAGGCGCGCACGCGACTCGACGCCGCCCTGACCGCGCTGCCGACCCGCGTCGGCTCACCCGCCTGA
- a CDS encoding MBL fold metallo-hydrolase, producing the protein MEPTIITIETPSLGDRSYLAHDGDVAFVIDPQRDIDRVLEVAEEAGVRITDVFETHLHNDYVTGGLALARRLGARYHVNAEDEVSFDRQPIRDGDVVDVSPRMRVRAIATPGHTFTHLSYAVETVTDSGATASAVFTGGSLLFGATGRPDLLGQEHTGALVRHQFASIHRLADELPEQAEVLPTHGFGSFCSAGSTGGSTESTIGQEKRSNPALTQQEEQWVADTLAGLDAYPAYYVHMTPANAAGPGEPDLSAPERADKDTLAQRIDAGEWVVDLRTRTAFAAGHVTGTLNFGLDGQFSTYLGWLIPWGARVTLLGESSEQVAEAQREMVRIGLDRIAGAATGGPQDWTDRPLGTLETAVFADLSQVRHHRPVHILDVRLAGEYADSHVEDAQNVPIGELLDRIDEIPQRELWIHCGSGYRASIAASVLAARDHTVVLVDDDFAGAGDAGLPMTSSP; encoded by the coding sequence ATGGAACCCACGATCATCACCATCGAGACCCCGAGCCTGGGCGACCGTTCCTACCTCGCCCACGACGGTGACGTCGCCTTCGTCATCGATCCGCAGCGCGACATCGACCGCGTGCTCGAGGTCGCCGAGGAGGCCGGTGTGCGGATCACCGATGTCTTCGAGACCCACCTGCACAACGACTACGTCACCGGCGGACTGGCCCTGGCGCGCCGCCTCGGCGCCCGGTACCACGTCAACGCCGAGGACGAGGTCTCCTTCGACCGGCAGCCGATCCGCGACGGTGACGTCGTCGACGTCTCCCCGCGCATGCGGGTGCGGGCCATCGCGACCCCCGGTCACACCTTCACCCACCTGTCCTATGCGGTGGAGACGGTCACCGACTCCGGCGCCACCGCCTCGGCCGTCTTCACCGGGGGCTCGCTGCTCTTCGGGGCCACGGGGCGCCCGGACCTGCTCGGCCAGGAGCACACAGGTGCGCTCGTGCGCCACCAGTTCGCCTCGATCCACCGCCTCGCCGACGAGCTGCCCGAGCAGGCGGAGGTGCTGCCGACCCACGGGTTCGGTTCCTTCTGCTCGGCCGGGTCGACCGGTGGCTCCACGGAGTCGACGATCGGCCAGGAGAAGCGCTCCAACCCCGCGCTCACCCAACAGGAGGAGCAGTGGGTCGCCGACACCTTGGCGGGGCTGGACGCCTACCCGGCGTACTACGTCCACATGACCCCGGCCAATGCCGCGGGTCCGGGCGAGCCCGACCTGAGCGCTCCGGAGCGGGCCGACAAGGACACTCTCGCCCAGCGCATCGACGCCGGCGAGTGGGTCGTTGATCTACGCACCCGCACCGCCTTCGCGGCCGGTCACGTGACCGGGACGCTCAACTTCGGTCTGGACGGCCAGTTCTCCACCTACCTCGGGTGGCTCATCCCCTGGGGCGCCCGCGTCACCTTGCTCGGTGAGAGCTCCGAGCAGGTCGCCGAGGCCCAGCGCGAGATGGTGCGGATCGGCCTGGATCGGATCGCCGGCGCCGCCACCGGTGGGCCCCAGGACTGGACCGACCGTCCGCTGGGCACGCTGGAGACCGCCGTCTTCGCCGACCTGTCCCAAGTACGCCACCACCGCCCGGTGCACATCCTCGACGTCCGCCTCGCGGGCGAGTATGCAGACAGCCACGTCGAGGACGCGCAGAACGTCCCCATCGGCGAGCTCCTCGACCGCATCGACGAGATCCCGCAGCGCGAGCTGTGGATCCACTGCGGCAGCGGCTACCGGGCCTCGATCGCCGCGTCGGTCCTCGCCGCGCGCGACCACACGGTCGTGCTCGTCGACGACGACTTCGCGGGCGCCGGCGACGCCGGACTGCCGATGACCTCCTCCCCCTGA
- a CDS encoding sulfite exporter TauE/SafE family protein, translated as MPFAVIPLGLVIGLALGALGGGGSILAVPALVHVLGQDPVTATTSSLIIVGITSLLSLPAHHRAQRVRFGQGLAFGLLGTAGSFAGSAASRAVPGEVLMTVFAVLMVVVAVLMLRRSRNGAPKRDQAVPHEPILTLRPLSCSCPRLLKLVVAATLVGLLTGFLGVGGGFVLVPALVLVLGFTMPVAVGTSLLVIAINSATALAARAQQGVGDLDWPLILGFAAVAVIGSLIGSRVADRLPADRLSQAFAVLVLAIAAFTAAQSVPALLV; from the coding sequence ATGCCTTTTGCTGTCATCCCCCTCGGCCTGGTCATCGGCCTCGCCCTCGGGGCGCTGGGTGGTGGAGGCTCGATCCTCGCCGTGCCCGCACTGGTACACGTGCTGGGGCAGGACCCGGTCACGGCCACCACGAGCTCGCTGATCATCGTCGGCATCACCTCCCTCCTCTCGCTACCGGCGCACCACCGTGCGCAGCGCGTGAGGTTCGGGCAGGGCCTGGCCTTCGGCTTGCTGGGCACGGCCGGTTCCTTCGCCGGGTCGGCGGCGTCCCGGGCAGTGCCCGGAGAGGTCCTGATGACCGTCTTCGCGGTGCTCATGGTCGTCGTGGCCGTGCTGATGCTGCGACGCAGCCGCAACGGGGCGCCGAAGAGGGACCAGGCCGTACCCCACGAGCCCATCCTCACCCTCCGCCCGCTGAGCTGTTCCTGCCCGCGCCTGCTCAAGCTCGTCGTCGCGGCCACGCTCGTCGGGCTGCTGACCGGATTCCTGGGCGTCGGTGGCGGCTTCGTGCTCGTCCCCGCCCTGGTGCTCGTGCTCGGCTTCACCATGCCCGTGGCGGTCGGCACCTCCCTGCTCGTCATCGCCATCAACAGCGCGACGGCGCTCGCGGCACGGGCGCAGCAGGGCGTCGGCGACCTCGACTGGCCCCTCATCCTCGGCTTCGCTGCGGTCGCCGTCATCGGCAGCCTCATCGGCAGCCGCGTCGCCGATCGGCTCCCTGCGGACCGACTCTCGCAGGCCTTCGCGGTGCTCGTGCTGGCGATCGCCGCCTTCACCGCCGCGCAGTCCGTGCCGGCGCTGCTGGTCTGA
- a CDS encoding UTRA domain-containing protein translates to MRTLPRWREISDDLLRRVQEGEFAHGFPGELALSERYGVSRGTIRQALTPLREQGIVGGGRGRRSYVINTSRTSGHGPMYSLRDAITAQGSRETSEVLAQRLVTSPEVSTALGLAADTPFIHVARVRRADGAPFAMDRLWIIASAAEPLLEADLTQASVYDVLRTRCGIEFDAGVEYTHSVPATGDVAARLEVDEGSPLLTIRRKSCLAGRPAELRDTCSVGDRVTLTHVFGDASAVLNCGGNGRPIEIPWD, encoded by the coding sequence GTGCGGACACTGCCACGGTGGCGCGAGATCAGCGACGACCTCCTGCGCCGGGTGCAGGAGGGCGAGTTCGCCCACGGCTTCCCGGGTGAGCTCGCCCTGTCCGAGCGCTACGGAGTCAGCCGCGGCACGATCAGGCAGGCCCTGACCCCGCTGCGCGAGCAGGGGATCGTCGGTGGTGGGCGCGGTCGCCGCTCCTACGTGATCAACACCAGCCGCACGTCCGGCCACGGGCCGATGTACAGCCTGCGCGATGCGATCACCGCCCAGGGCAGTCGCGAGACCTCCGAGGTCCTCGCCCAGCGCCTCGTGACCAGCCCCGAGGTGTCCACGGCGCTCGGCCTGGCGGCGGACACCCCCTTCATCCATGTGGCGCGGGTACGCAGGGCCGACGGCGCCCCCTTCGCCATGGACCGGCTGTGGATCATCGCCTCCGCGGCCGAGCCGCTGCTCGAGGCGGACCTGACGCAGGCCTCCGTCTACGACGTGTTGCGCACCCGGTGCGGCATCGAGTTCGACGCCGGGGTGGAGTACACCCACTCCGTCCCGGCAACGGGCGACGTCGCCGCCCGTCTGGAGGTGGACGAAGGGAGTCCCCTGCTGACCATCCGCCGCAAGTCCTGCCTGGCCGGCCGACCGGCAGAGCTGCGGGACACCTGCTCCGTCGGTGACCGGGTCACCCTGACCCACGTCTTCGGCGATGCCTCGGCCGTCCTGAACTGCGGCGGCAACGGGCGTCCCATCGAGATCCCCTGGGATTGA
- a CDS encoding DsbA family protein: MTGTNRRVLTIVAAVAVVVLLAAGVFLSDRGDDSSESSSGASAGETASEGSMTEEEVGLARRDADDVTAMGDVDAPVVLIEYSDYRCPFCGAFARDTMPVLIEDYIDSGKLRFEWRDFPVFGDESLKGAMAARAAGEQDKYWQYHDAMYQDAPQRGHLDITDEKVMAWAKEADVPDLDQFEQDLDDPQLREKVEADAREASTQVGATGTPTFVIGDQKIVGAQPTDAFRDIIDEELDSVEEG, encoded by the coding sequence ATGACTGGCACCAACCGACGCGTCCTGACCATAGTCGCTGCCGTGGCGGTCGTCGTCCTGCTCGCAGCGGGGGTCTTCCTCTCCGACCGGGGTGACGACTCCTCCGAGAGCTCCTCGGGCGCGAGCGCGGGGGAGACCGCCAGCGAGGGAAGCATGACCGAGGAGGAGGTCGGGCTGGCCCGCCGGGACGCCGACGACGTCACCGCCATGGGTGATGTCGACGCACCGGTCGTGCTCATCGAGTACTCCGACTACCGCTGCCCCTTCTGCGGTGCCTTCGCCCGCGACACCATGCCGGTGCTGATCGAGGACTACATCGACAGCGGCAAGCTGCGCTTCGAGTGGCGCGACTTCCCCGTCTTCGGTGACGAGTCGCTCAAGGGGGCGATGGCCGCCCGGGCTGCCGGCGAGCAGGACAAGTACTGGCAGTACCACGACGCGATGTACCAGGACGCGCCCCAGCGCGGCCACCTGGATATCACCGACGAGAAGGTCATGGCCTGGGCGAAGGAGGCCGACGTGCCGGACCTGGACCAGTTCGAGCAGGACCTCGACGACCCGCAGCTGCGCGAGAAGGTCGAGGCCGACGCCCGCGAGGCGTCCACGCAGGTGGGCGCGACGGGGACGCCGACCTTCGTCATCGGTGACCAGAAGATCGTGGGCGCCCAGCCGACGGATGCCTTCCGCGACATCATCGACGAGGAGCTCGACTCCGTCGAGGAGGGCTAG
- a CDS encoding cytochrome c biogenesis CcdA family protein, with protein MDIGYTGAFLGGILTLLSPCSVMLLPAFFAYAFTSPSALIGRTAIFYAGLSVTLVPLGIFSGSLGSLLTTHRMTLVTVAATVVILLGLWQLSGLPVPGLSRSTDQQRDSTSIGSVFALGAVYAVAGVCAGPILGSVLMVAAVSGSPIYGGSVLALYALGMTVPLFVLAAVWKRLGTRGRAVIAPKEVSIGPWRNTWAMVISGVLSIAIGVLLILTEGTASLSGVFTVSTQRSAESTLSSWSSGVSDVWFIVAAVVVLGGVALWRQRNGRRDSPTDGPSDAEQHSAGPDLVSRKK; from the coding sequence ATGGACATCGGATACACCGGGGCCTTCCTCGGCGGCATCCTCACTCTCCTGAGTCCGTGCTCGGTGATGCTGCTCCCGGCCTTCTTCGCCTACGCCTTCACCTCACCGAGCGCTCTCATCGGTCGGACCGCGATCTTCTACGCGGGCCTGAGCGTCACGCTCGTGCCGTTGGGCATCTTCTCCGGGTCGCTCGGCTCCCTGCTGACGACCCACCGGATGACGCTGGTGACCGTGGCGGCGACCGTGGTCATCCTCCTGGGTCTGTGGCAGCTGTCCGGGTTGCCGGTGCCGGGACTGTCCCGATCCACCGACCAGCAGCGCGACAGCACCTCGATCGGGTCGGTCTTCGCCCTGGGGGCGGTGTACGCCGTCGCCGGGGTGTGCGCCGGGCCGATCCTCGGGTCGGTGCTGATGGTGGCGGCCGTGAGCGGCAGCCCGATCTACGGTGGCTCCGTGCTCGCCCTCTACGCGTTGGGCATGACCGTCCCGCTCTTCGTGCTCGCGGCGGTCTGGAAGCGGCTGGGCACGCGCGGGCGGGCCGTCATCGCCCCCAAGGAGGTCTCGATCGGCCCGTGGCGCAACACCTGGGCGATGGTCATCTCCGGGGTCCTGTCGATCGCCATCGGCGTGCTGCTGATCCTCACCGAGGGCACCGCCAGCCTCAGCGGCGTCTTCACGGTCAGCACCCAGCGCTCGGCCGAGTCGACACTGAGCAGCTGGAGCTCCGGGGTCTCGGACGTCTGGTTCATCGTCGCGGCCGTCGTCGTCCTGGGTGGAGTGGCCCTGTGGCGCCAGCGCAATGGGCGGCGCGACTCGCCGACCGACGGCCCCTCCGACGCGGAGCAGCACTCCGCCGGCCCCGATCTGGTGAGCAGGAAGAAGTGA
- a CDS encoding TraR/DksA family transcriptional regulator: MEDQRARLEQERRATLQRLSVLTDDFTALVEASEGSNADDEHDPEGATIAFERSQVDAFVRQGRAHLEEIDAALERLDRGDYGTCEQCGRPIGPGRLEARPTARRCIDCA, encoded by the coding sequence ATGGAGGACCAGCGAGCACGCCTTGAGCAGGAGCGCCGGGCGACGCTGCAGCGCCTGTCGGTGCTCACCGACGACTTCACCGCACTCGTCGAGGCGAGCGAAGGGAGCAACGCCGACGACGAGCACGACCCGGAGGGTGCGACGATCGCGTTCGAGCGCTCGCAGGTCGACGCCTTCGTGCGGCAGGGTCGAGCGCACCTCGAGGAGATCGACGCCGCACTCGAGCGGCTCGACCGTGGTGACTACGGCACGTGCGAGCAGTGCGGCCGTCCGATCGGGCCCGGGCGCCTGGAGGCCAGACCCACCGCGCGACGGTGCATCGACTGCGCCTGA
- a CDS encoding OsmC family peroxiredoxin, producing MSIADRSVTTTWEGPLATGSGTLHDSSSGVLDDQLVTWGSRTEAPGGKSSPEELLAAAHSACFSQALALTLGENKTPPTRLDVSSTISLEEVDGKPTITTSTITVTAVVDGIEEETFGSIVESASALCPVSRLFTGATITVDASLASA from the coding sequence ATGAGCATCGCCGATCGTTCTGTCACGACCACGTGGGAGGGTCCGCTGGCCACCGGGAGCGGGACCCTCCACGACTCCAGCAGTGGTGTCCTTGACGACCAGCTGGTCACGTGGGGCTCTCGTACCGAGGCGCCGGGCGGCAAGAGCAGCCCCGAGGAGCTCCTCGCGGCAGCGCACTCCGCGTGCTTCTCGCAGGCTCTCGCCCTGACCTTGGGCGAGAACAAGACCCCGCCGACCCGCCTCGACGTCAGCTCGACCATCTCCCTGGAGGAGGTCGACGGGAAGCCGACGATCACCACCTCGACGATCACCGTCACGGCCGTCGTCGACGGGATCGAGGAGGAGACCTTCGGCTCGATCGTCGAGTCCGCGTCTGCCCTGTGCCCGGTCTCGAGGCTCTTCACGGGGGCGACGATCACGGTGGATGCCTCGCTCGCGAGCGCGTAG
- a CDS encoding MFS transporter, with amino-acid sequence MASSAVWKVLGASLLTTVGSLPVFLLATQSVPVRRDLGFGEERFGMAVAAFFTAASLVAIVGGGVADRVGPRASTMIAGALSTAGGVGVALVARGWLTLVICMLVLGSANAAHQLTANLAMSRSIPAHRRGIGFGVKQSAVPVAIVLAGLAVPTMTSQLGWRSTYWTLGGVGAVVVLAGLLAPGRNHSAATPAPGAGPDSPPVRTLLVVAAAIALGSAAANSMGSFIASWGFEVGLTPSQAGGLVAAGSALNVVGRLLMGQLADRRHGRNLPVVANQMAVGGVALLAVSLPGVASYVTASLVAFGIGWSWPGLFLFAVARVGREAPAKASGYVQAGAFFGGATGPLLFGFAVDAFGYETSWRLAAVAFFAAAGLVLLSRRMFLTDLVARPPRVQLGYGGGREQPRWTTADQWQERESAGQRRDSGALSEVTCGYDDHSR; translated from the coding sequence GTGGCGTCGTCGGCAGTGTGGAAGGTCCTCGGGGCCAGTTTGCTGACCACCGTGGGTTCGTTGCCCGTCTTCCTGCTCGCCACCCAGTCGGTGCCGGTGCGCCGCGACTTGGGTTTCGGCGAGGAGCGGTTCGGGATGGCCGTTGCCGCGTTCTTCACGGCCGCCTCCCTCGTGGCGATTGTCGGCGGGGGAGTTGCCGACCGGGTGGGCCCACGCGCGTCGACGATGATCGCCGGCGCGCTCTCGACCGCCGGGGGAGTCGGGGTCGCGCTGGTCGCCCGCGGCTGGTTGACCCTCGTCATCTGCATGCTGGTGCTGGGGTCCGCCAACGCGGCACACCAGTTGACGGCGAATCTGGCGATGTCCCGCAGCATCCCGGCACACCGCCGTGGCATCGGTTTCGGGGTCAAGCAGTCCGCGGTCCCGGTGGCGATCGTCCTGGCCGGACTGGCCGTGCCGACGATGACCTCCCAGCTCGGCTGGCGCTCGACGTACTGGACGCTCGGCGGCGTCGGGGCCGTCGTCGTCCTCGCCGGCCTGCTCGCCCCCGGGCGGAACCACTCGGCGGCAACACCGGCACCGGGTGCCGGCCCGGACTCCCCGCCGGTCAGGACACTGCTGGTGGTGGCGGCCGCCATCGCCCTGGGGAGCGCAGCCGCCAACTCGATGGGGTCCTTCATCGCCTCGTGGGGCTTCGAGGTCGGGCTCACCCCCTCGCAGGCCGGCGGACTGGTGGCTGCCGGCAGCGCGCTCAACGTCGTCGGTCGACTCCTGATGGGGCAGCTCGCCGATCGACGCCACGGACGCAACCTGCCCGTGGTCGCCAACCAGATGGCCGTCGGTGGGGTGGCTCTGCTGGCTGTATCGCTCCCGGGCGTCGCGAGCTACGTCACCGCGAGCCTCGTGGCGTTCGGCATCGGGTGGTCCTGGCCGGGCCTGTTCCTCTTCGCCGTGGCCAGAGTCGGTCGTGAGGCGCCGGCCAAGGCGTCGGGGTACGTCCAGGCGGGCGCCTTCTTCGGCGGCGCGACCGGGCCGCTCCTCTTCGGATTCGCTGTCGACGCCTTCGGCTACGAGACCTCGTGGCGCTTGGCCGCAGTGGCCTTCTTCGCCGCCGCGGGCCTGGTCCTGCTGTCGCGGCGGATGTTCCTCACCGATCTGGTCGCCCGCCCACCACGGGTGCAGCTGGGCTACGGCGGTGGGCGCGAGCAACCGCGGTGGACGACTGCGGATCAGTGGCAGGAGCGAGAATCGGCGGGGCAGCGGCGTGACTCCGGAGCGCTGAGCGAAGTTACGTGCGGGTACGACGACCACTCGCGGTGA